A genome region from Microplitis mediator isolate UGA2020A chromosome 4, iyMicMedi2.1, whole genome shotgun sequence includes the following:
- the LOC130666534 gene encoding uncharacterized protein LOC130666534 → MYSVENGKESEEVLVVNLRSDTFTKPSREMRQAMFDAEVGDDVCEEDPTVKKLQEYAAELLGKEAALFVPSGSMGNLIAMMVHCDQRGCEMYLGEDSHILQHEQGTAAQIAGVTISPVPNNPDGTFDLKTIKRRLRNSKNVHHPISRLIAIENTLNGKILPLKWIKEVVEFSKKNNLKVHMDGARLWNAAIGSNTSVKDIVGGLDSVTFCLSKGLGAPVGSVLCGSSEFILSARRCRKALGGGMRQVGILAAAGLLALDSRSRLHKDHEKATAMMKAINEMNSKVINVDAASVQTNMVFVNVNSSNIDAEKVVQRLGAVIDDHDDDKVIVKAWAEWEGCLRLVFHLDISDEMLDAAIKKFKYVIAQLDSAVNN, encoded by the exons atgtattcagTGGAAAATGGAAAAGAATCTGAggag gtacTTGTTGTTAACTTACGTAGTGATACATTTACTAAGCCCAGCAGAGAAATGAGACAAGCGATGTTTGATGCCGAGGTTGGGGATGATGTCTGTGAAGAAGATCCGACagttaaaa aacTACAGGAATATGCTGCTGAATTGCTGGGAAAAGAAGCTGCGCTTTTTGTACCGAGTGGTTCAATGGGAAATTTAATCGCAA tgatGGTTCATTGCGATCAACGTGGCTGCGAAATGTATTTAGGAGAAGACTCTCATATTCTCCAACACGAACAAGGAACAGCAGCACAAATAGCTGGCGTTACAATTTCACCAGTTCCTAATAATCCCGACGGGACATTTGATTTGAAAACAATAAAGCGGCGATTGCGTAATTCAAAAAACGTTCATCACCCGATATCAAGATTGATTGCAATCGAAAATACTTTAAATGGTAAAATCTTGCCGCTAAAGTGGATAAAAGAAGTCGTagaatttagtaaaaaaaataatttaaaagttcacATGGACGGTGCTCGGTTGTGGAACGCCGCAATTGGAAGTAACACCAGCGTTAAAGACATCGTTGGAGGTTTAGACTCAGTGACATTTTGTTTGAGTAAAGGACTGGGTGCTCCAGTTGGTTCAGTATTGTGTGGCAGCAgtgaatttatattatcagCACGTCGTTGTCGCAAAGCACTGGGTGGTGGCATGCGTCAAGTTGGCATTTTGGCGGCTGCTGGTTTGCTCGCACTGGATAGTCGCTCCAGATTGCACAAGGATCATGAGAAAGCGACTGCTATGATGAAGGCAATCAATGAAATGAACTCAAAAGTCATCAATGTTGACGCTGCAAGTGTGCAGACTAATATGGTGTTCGTTAATGTAAACTCATCTAATATTGATGCTGAAAAAGTTGTCCAAAGACTTGGAGCTGTGAttgatgatcatgatgatgACAAAGTTATTGTCAAAGCATGGGCTGAGTGGGAAGGCTGCTTGAGATTAGTTTTCCATCTTGATATTTCTGATGAAATGCTGGATGctgctattaaaaaattcaagtacGTCATCGCGCAACTTGACTCtgcagtaaataattaa